The Accipiter gentilis chromosome 9, bAccGen1.1, whole genome shotgun sequence genome includes a region encoding these proteins:
- the ACADSB gene encoding short/branched chain specific acyl-CoA dehydrogenase, mitochondrial isoform X1, which yields MAAAGGWLRNCTKLKRNMPAYLAPWRASPCVFRSSKSELMPNLASDGVVCAPLQTFTEEETMLKNMVTKFAQERVAPLVQKMDENSKMEDSVIQGLFEQGLMSIELGEEYGGTGASFFSIILVVEELAKVDPAVALLCELQNTLTNKLFTTYGTEEQKRTYLPRVAKDTIGSFCLSEAGSGSDAFSLKTRAEKKGDYYIINGSKMWISLAEHAGVFFVMANTDPSLGYRGITCFIVDRDTEGLHVGKKEDKLGIRASSTCPVTFENVKVPETNILGQVGQGYKYAIGMLNTGRIGIAAQMLGLAQGCFDHTIPYTKERVQFGKSVFDFQGMQHQIAQVATQLEAARLLTYNAARLAETGRPFIKEASMAKYYTAEVATLTTSKCIEWMGGVGFTKNYPIEKYYRDCKIGTIYEGTSNIQLSTIAKSLAQEY from the exons ctgaaaagaaatatgCCAGCATACTTGGCTCCTTGGAGAGCTTCTCCATGTGTCTTTAGATCCTCCAAATCGGAACTCATGCCAAATCTAGCCAGTGATGGAGTTGTCTGTGCTCCGCTTCAAACATTCACCGAAGAGGAAACAATGCTGAAAAATATGG TGACAAAATTTGCTCAGGAACGAGTTGCACCTTTGGTGCAAAAAATGGATGAGAATTCGAAAATGGAAGACTCTGTAATACAGGGATTGTTTGAACAAGGG CTGATGAGTATTGAGCTGGGGGAAGAATATGGAGGAACTGgagcttcatttttttcaatcATATTGGTGGTAGAAGAATTGGCCAAAGTTGATCCAGCCGTAGCTCTTCTATGTGAACTCCAAAATACACTAACAAATAAGTTGTTTACCACATATGgaacagaagaacaaaagagaaCTTACTTGCCCAGAGTTGCTAAAGATACA ATAGGCAGTTTCTGTCTTTCGGAGGCTGGATCTGGCAGTGATGCATTTTCTTTGAAGACTCGGGCTGAAAAGAAAGGAGACTACTATATTATCAATGGCTCAAAGATGTGGATTAGCTTAGCAGAACATGCAGGAGTTTTCTTTGTGATGGCAAATACAGATCCATCCTTA GGATACAGGGGAATTACTTGCTTCATAGTAGATCGCGACACAGAGGGACTACatgtggggaagaaggaggacaaGCTTGGAATCAGAGCGTCTTCTACCTGCCCagtaacatttgaaaatgttaag GTTCCTGAGACCAATATCCTGGGACAGGTTGGACAAGGCTATAAGTATGCAATTGGAATGCTAAATACTGGCAGAATAGGTATTGCTGCACAG ATGTTAGGACTGGCACAAGGGTGTTTCGACCATACGATTCCCTATACGAAGGAGAGAGTCCAGTTTGGGAAAAGCGTATTCGATTTCCAG GGGATGCAACATCAGATAGCTCAGGTGGCCACGCAGTTGGAGGCAGCAAGGTTGCTGACCTACAACGCAGCCCGTCTTGCAGAAACAGGAAGGCCATTCATAAAGGAGGCCAGCATGGCCAAATACTACACTGCTGAG GTTGCAACACTGACAACAAGTAAATGTATTGAATGGATGGGTGGTGTTGGATTCACAAAAAATTATCCAATAGAAAAGTACTACCGTGACTGCAAGATAG gTACAATATATGAAGGAACTTCAAATATCCAGTTAAGCACCATTGCAAAAAGCTTAGCGCAGGAGTACTGA
- the ACADSB gene encoding short/branched chain specific acyl-CoA dehydrogenase, mitochondrial isoform X2: MSIELGEEYGGTGASFFSIILVVEELAKVDPAVALLCELQNTLTNKLFTTYGTEEQKRTYLPRVAKDTIGSFCLSEAGSGSDAFSLKTRAEKKGDYYIINGSKMWISLAEHAGVFFVMANTDPSLGYRGITCFIVDRDTEGLHVGKKEDKLGIRASSTCPVTFENVKVPETNILGQVGQGYKYAIGMLNTGRIGIAAQMLGLAQGCFDHTIPYTKERVQFGKSVFDFQGMQHQIAQVATQLEAARLLTYNAARLAETGRPFIKEASMAKYYTAEVATLTTSKCIEWMGGVGFTKNYPIEKYYRDCKIGTIYEGTSNIQLSTIAKSLAQEY, encoded by the exons ATGAGTATTGAGCTGGGGGAAGAATATGGAGGAACTGgagcttcatttttttcaatcATATTGGTGGTAGAAGAATTGGCCAAAGTTGATCCAGCCGTAGCTCTTCTATGTGAACTCCAAAATACACTAACAAATAAGTTGTTTACCACATATGgaacagaagaacaaaagagaaCTTACTTGCCCAGAGTTGCTAAAGATACA ATAGGCAGTTTCTGTCTTTCGGAGGCTGGATCTGGCAGTGATGCATTTTCTTTGAAGACTCGGGCTGAAAAGAAAGGAGACTACTATATTATCAATGGCTCAAAGATGTGGATTAGCTTAGCAGAACATGCAGGAGTTTTCTTTGTGATGGCAAATACAGATCCATCCTTA GGATACAGGGGAATTACTTGCTTCATAGTAGATCGCGACACAGAGGGACTACatgtggggaagaaggaggacaaGCTTGGAATCAGAGCGTCTTCTACCTGCCCagtaacatttgaaaatgttaag GTTCCTGAGACCAATATCCTGGGACAGGTTGGACAAGGCTATAAGTATGCAATTGGAATGCTAAATACTGGCAGAATAGGTATTGCTGCACAG ATGTTAGGACTGGCACAAGGGTGTTTCGACCATACGATTCCCTATACGAAGGAGAGAGTCCAGTTTGGGAAAAGCGTATTCGATTTCCAG GGGATGCAACATCAGATAGCTCAGGTGGCCACGCAGTTGGAGGCAGCAAGGTTGCTGACCTACAACGCAGCCCGTCTTGCAGAAACAGGAAGGCCATTCATAAAGGAGGCCAGCATGGCCAAATACTACACTGCTGAG GTTGCAACACTGACAACAAGTAAATGTATTGAATGGATGGGTGGTGTTGGATTCACAAAAAATTATCCAATAGAAAAGTACTACCGTGACTGCAAGATAG gTACAATATATGAAGGAACTTCAAATATCCAGTTAAGCACCATTGCAAAAAGCTTAGCGCAGGAGTACTGA